The Rhodothermus marinus DSM 4252 DNA segment CGGTACGCTCACCGAGACGCTGGCCGCCATCGAACTGGCCCACAAACACGGCTACACGGCCATCCTGAGCCACCGCTCCGGCGAAACCGAGGACACCACAATCGCCGACCTGGCCGTGGCCGCCAACACCGGCCAGATCAAGACGGGATCGGCCAGCCGAAGCGACCGCATTGCCAAATACAACCAGTTGCTGCGCATCGAGGAGCAACTGGGCGACACGGCCCGTTTCCTGGGACGCAAAGCTTTCCACGTGTAACCCGTGTCCGTACCCCGCTACACCGACATGCACGCCACGAGCAGGCGGCGTCGCCGGCGCCGCCTGCTCGTCGGGCTGGGGCTGTTGCTGCTTTTCATCTGGCTTGCCTTCCTCGACAGCCACAGCCTCTATCGGCGCATTCGGTGGAGCTACGAAGCGGCGCGCCTGCGCGCCCAGAACGAAGCGCTGCGCGCGCAAATCGACTCGCTTCAGCAACAACTGGAGCACGGCGTGTCCGACGAAATGGTCGAGCGCATCGCCCGTGAGCAGTACGGCATGCGCCGCCCGGGCGAAACGATCTACCGCGTCGAAGAATAGCTGCAAAAGCCTATGGCTTCCATTCCGTCTTTTGCCGTTGGCGTCGATCTGGGAGGAACCACCATCAAGGCCGCCCTGGTGGAGCGCGGCGTGGGCATCCAGCACG contains these protein-coding regions:
- a CDS encoding FtsB family cell division protein translates to MSVPRYTDMHATSRRRRRRRLLVGLGLLLLFIWLAFLDSHSLYRRIRWSYEAARLRAQNEALRAQIDSLQQQLEHGVSDEMVERIAREQYGMRRPGETIYRVEE